A window from Citrus sinensis cultivar Valencia sweet orange chromosome 3, DVS_A1.0, whole genome shotgun sequence encodes these proteins:
- the LOC102619111 gene encoding casein kinase 1-like protein HD16 isoform X2: MPELRSGARRSKRLDDLQPPPQPVDQTENWLLPAQNRTRRRVGGGRGRGNATAVAKPGIPARPTAAGRGRGIRLIDLDPEPCEVLPEAAALVAAEPVYNPLEVVADKDIAMEGGSADKILGVEEEASATPVPERVQVGNSPVYKIERKLGKGGFGQVYVGRRAHGGSDRIGPDAIEVALKFEHRNSKGCNYGPPYEWQVYNTLNGCYGIPGVHYKGRQGDFYILVMDMLGPSLWDVWNSLGQSMSPNMAACIAVEAISILEKLHLKGFVHGDVKPENFLLGQPGTADEKKLYLIDLGLASRWKDASSGQHVEYDQRPDVFRGTIRYASVHAHLGRTGSRRDDLESLAYTLIFLIKGRLPWQGYQGDNKSFLVCKKKMATSPELMCCFCPAPFKQFLEAVTNMKFDEEPNYAKLISFFDSLIEPCTSLRPIRIDGALKVGQKRGRLLINLEEDEQPKKKVRLGSPATQWISVYNARRPMKQRYHYNVSDARLRQHVDKGNEDGLYISCVASASNLWALIMDAGTGFTHQVYELSAIFLHKDWIMEQWEKNYYISSIAGSTNGSSLVVMSKGTPYTQQSYKVSESFPFKWINKKWKEGFHVTSMTTAGNRWGVVMSRNSGYSEQVVELDFLYPSEGIHRRWESGYRITSMAATADQAAFILSVPRRKMVDETQETLRTSAFPSTHVKEKWSKNLYIASICYGRTVC, from the exons ATGCCAGAGTTGAGAAGTGGAGCCCGCAGATCGAAACGCCTTGATGATCTTCAGCCTCCTCCACAACCAGTTGATCAAACTGAAAATTGGTTACTGCCTGCTCAAAACAGGACTAGAAGGAGAGTTGGTGGTGGTAGAGGAAGGGGTAATGCCACAGCTGTAGCCAAACCAGGAATACCCGCAAGGCCAACTGCTGCCGGTAGAGGCCGGGGCATCAGGTTGATCGATTTAGATCCAGAACCTTGTGAGGTTCTTCCTGAGGCTGCTGCTTTGGTGGCTGCTGAACCTGTTTACAATCCGCTAGAGGTTGTAGCAGATAAAGATATTGCAATGGAGGGTGGGAGTGCAGACAAAATATTGGGCGTTGAGGAAGAAGCAAGTGCAACTCCTGTTCCCGAGAGG GTACAAGTGGGAAATTCTCCTGTATATAAGATCGAAAGAAAGTTAGGTAAGGGTGGTTTTGGCCAAGTTTATGTTGGCAGAAGGGCACATGGTGGCAGTGATAGAATCGGACCGGATGCAATTGAG GTTGCCTTGAAATTTGAACACCGAAATAGTAAAGGTTGCAATTATGGCCCTCCTTATGAGTGGCAAGTTTACAA TACGTTGAATGGATGTTATGGAATTCCTGGGGTACATTACAAGGGTCGTCAAGGAGATTTTTATATTCTG GTCATGGACATGCTTGGTCCTAGTCTTTGGGATGTTTGGAATTCATTAGGACAATC GATGTCACCAAATATGGCGGCCTGCATTGCAGTGGAGGCAATATCAATTCTTGAAAAGCTTCACTTGAAAGG GTTTGTTCACGGAGATGTGAAGCCAGAGAATTTTTTACTTGGTCAGCCTGGAACAGCTGATGAGAAGAAGCTATATCTTATTGATCTTGGTCTAG cgTCTAGGTGGAAAGATGCATCATCTGGTCAGCATGTCGAGTATGATCAACGGCCTGATGTGTTCAG GGGAACAATAAGATATGCAAGTGTACATGCTCATTTAGGTCGAACTGGAAGTCGAAGGGATGATCTTGAGTCTTTGGCATACACATTGATATTTCTTATAAAAGGGAGACTACCATGGCAGGGGTATCAG GGAGACAACAAAAGTTTTCTTGTTTGTAAGAAGAAGATGGCCACTTCTCCAGAGTTAATGTGTTGCTTTTGCCCTGCGCCATTCAAACAGTTTCTTGAAGCTGTTACAAATATGAAGTTTGATGAGGAACCTAATTATGCGAAGCTTATATCTTTCTTTGATAGCCTGATTGAACCATGCACATCATTAAGACCAATCAGAATTGATGGAGCTCTTAAG GTTGGGCAAAAGCGTGGAagattgttaataaatttggAAGAGGATGAGCAACCTAAGAAAAAAGTTCGATTAGGTAGTCCTGCTACCCAGTGGATATCAGTTTACAATGCACGTCGTCCCATGAAGCAGAG ATATCACTACAATGTTTCAGATGCAAGGCTGCGTCAGCATGTAGACAAAGGTAATGAAGATGGGTTATATATCAGCTGTGTAGCCTCTGCATCCAATCTCTGGGCTTTAATCATGGATGCTGGAACGGGTTTCACCCACCAGGTTTATGAATTGTCAGCCATCTTCCTGCACAAG GATTGGATTATGGAACAATGggaaaagaattattatatcaGCTCAATAGCTGGTTCAACTAATGGGAGTTCTTTGGTTGTTATGTCCAAAG GAACTCCCTACACCCAACAGTCCTACAAAGTGAGTGAATCATTTCCTTTTAAGTGGATAAATAAGAAGTGGAAAGAAGGTTTTCATGTCACATCCATGACAACTGCTGGCAATCGCTGGGGTGTGGTAATGTCCAGGAACTCTGGATATTCTGAACAG GTGGTAGAGCTGGATTTTTTGTACCCTAGTGAAGGAATACATCGGAGATGGGAGAGTGGTTATAGGATAACATCCATGGCTGCTACTGCTGATCAAGCAGCCTTTATACTTAGCGTCCCAAGACGCAAAATGGTGGATGAAACGCAAGAAACTCTGCGTACTTCTGCCTTCCCAAGCACTCATGTAAAG GAAAAATGGTCAAAAAATCTCTATATTGCATCAATTTGTTATGGGCGGACAGTTTGCTAA
- the LOC102619111 gene encoding casein kinase 1-like protein HD16 isoform X1, with translation MPELRSGARRSKRLDDLQPPPQPVDQTENWLLPAQNRTRRRVGGGRGRGNATAVAKPGIPARPTAAGRGRGIRLIDLDPEPCEVLPEAAALVAAEPVYNPLEVVADKDIAMEGGSADKILGVEEEASATPVPERVQVGNSPVYKIERKLGKGGFGQVYVGRRAHGGSDRIGPDAIEVALKFEHRNSKGCNYGPPYEWQVYNTLNGCYGIPGVHYKGRQGDFYILVMDMLGPSLWDVWNSLGQSICDRMSPNMAACIAVEAISILEKLHLKGFVHGDVKPENFLLGQPGTADEKKLYLIDLGLASRWKDASSGQHVEYDQRPDVFRGTIRYASVHAHLGRTGSRRDDLESLAYTLIFLIKGRLPWQGYQGDNKSFLVCKKKMATSPELMCCFCPAPFKQFLEAVTNMKFDEEPNYAKLISFFDSLIEPCTSLRPIRIDGALKVGQKRGRLLINLEEDEQPKKKVRLGSPATQWISVYNARRPMKQRYHYNVSDARLRQHVDKGNEDGLYISCVASASNLWALIMDAGTGFTHQVYELSAIFLHKDWIMEQWEKNYYISSIAGSTNGSSLVVMSKGTPYTQQSYKVSESFPFKWINKKWKEGFHVTSMTTAGNRWGVVMSRNSGYSEQVVELDFLYPSEGIHRRWESGYRITSMAATADQAAFILSVPRRKMVDETQETLRTSAFPSTHVKEKWSKNLYIASICYGRTVC, from the exons ATGCCAGAGTTGAGAAGTGGAGCCCGCAGATCGAAACGCCTTGATGATCTTCAGCCTCCTCCACAACCAGTTGATCAAACTGAAAATTGGTTACTGCCTGCTCAAAACAGGACTAGAAGGAGAGTTGGTGGTGGTAGAGGAAGGGGTAATGCCACAGCTGTAGCCAAACCAGGAATACCCGCAAGGCCAACTGCTGCCGGTAGAGGCCGGGGCATCAGGTTGATCGATTTAGATCCAGAACCTTGTGAGGTTCTTCCTGAGGCTGCTGCTTTGGTGGCTGCTGAACCTGTTTACAATCCGCTAGAGGTTGTAGCAGATAAAGATATTGCAATGGAGGGTGGGAGTGCAGACAAAATATTGGGCGTTGAGGAAGAAGCAAGTGCAACTCCTGTTCCCGAGAGG GTACAAGTGGGAAATTCTCCTGTATATAAGATCGAAAGAAAGTTAGGTAAGGGTGGTTTTGGCCAAGTTTATGTTGGCAGAAGGGCACATGGTGGCAGTGATAGAATCGGACCGGATGCAATTGAG GTTGCCTTGAAATTTGAACACCGAAATAGTAAAGGTTGCAATTATGGCCCTCCTTATGAGTGGCAAGTTTACAA TACGTTGAATGGATGTTATGGAATTCCTGGGGTACATTACAAGGGTCGTCAAGGAGATTTTTATATTCTG GTCATGGACATGCTTGGTCCTAGTCTTTGGGATGTTTGGAATTCATTAGGACAATC TATCTGTGACAGGATGTCACCAAATATGGCGGCCTGCATTGCAGTGGAGGCAATATCAATTCTTGAAAAGCTTCACTTGAAAGG GTTTGTTCACGGAGATGTGAAGCCAGAGAATTTTTTACTTGGTCAGCCTGGAACAGCTGATGAGAAGAAGCTATATCTTATTGATCTTGGTCTAG cgTCTAGGTGGAAAGATGCATCATCTGGTCAGCATGTCGAGTATGATCAACGGCCTGATGTGTTCAG GGGAACAATAAGATATGCAAGTGTACATGCTCATTTAGGTCGAACTGGAAGTCGAAGGGATGATCTTGAGTCTTTGGCATACACATTGATATTTCTTATAAAAGGGAGACTACCATGGCAGGGGTATCAG GGAGACAACAAAAGTTTTCTTGTTTGTAAGAAGAAGATGGCCACTTCTCCAGAGTTAATGTGTTGCTTTTGCCCTGCGCCATTCAAACAGTTTCTTGAAGCTGTTACAAATATGAAGTTTGATGAGGAACCTAATTATGCGAAGCTTATATCTTTCTTTGATAGCCTGATTGAACCATGCACATCATTAAGACCAATCAGAATTGATGGAGCTCTTAAG GTTGGGCAAAAGCGTGGAagattgttaataaatttggAAGAGGATGAGCAACCTAAGAAAAAAGTTCGATTAGGTAGTCCTGCTACCCAGTGGATATCAGTTTACAATGCACGTCGTCCCATGAAGCAGAG ATATCACTACAATGTTTCAGATGCAAGGCTGCGTCAGCATGTAGACAAAGGTAATGAAGATGGGTTATATATCAGCTGTGTAGCCTCTGCATCCAATCTCTGGGCTTTAATCATGGATGCTGGAACGGGTTTCACCCACCAGGTTTATGAATTGTCAGCCATCTTCCTGCACAAG GATTGGATTATGGAACAATGggaaaagaattattatatcaGCTCAATAGCTGGTTCAACTAATGGGAGTTCTTTGGTTGTTATGTCCAAAG GAACTCCCTACACCCAACAGTCCTACAAAGTGAGTGAATCATTTCCTTTTAAGTGGATAAATAAGAAGTGGAAAGAAGGTTTTCATGTCACATCCATGACAACTGCTGGCAATCGCTGGGGTGTGGTAATGTCCAGGAACTCTGGATATTCTGAACAG GTGGTAGAGCTGGATTTTTTGTACCCTAGTGAAGGAATACATCGGAGATGGGAGAGTGGTTATAGGATAACATCCATGGCTGCTACTGCTGATCAAGCAGCCTTTATACTTAGCGTCCCAAGACGCAAAATGGTGGATGAAACGCAAGAAACTCTGCGTACTTCTGCCTTCCCAAGCACTCATGTAAAG GAAAAATGGTCAAAAAATCTCTATATTGCATCAATTTGTTATGGGCGGACAGTTTGCTAA